A stretch of DNA from Melioribacteraceae bacterium 4301-Me:
TAATGAACATGGAGCCAGAGCAATGGCAATGGCAGGTGCATTTACAGCAATAGCTAATGATGCCTCAGCTATTTATTTTAATCCAGCAGGAATTACACAGTTGAAAGGTACAAATTTTTACGGAGGTTTAACATTAATAGCACCTTCAGCTTCTTTTACTGGCCCAGCACCATCTACAACTAAAACTGATATGGATAGTCAAACTTTCACACCAATTAATTTTTATGTTACCCAACAAATAGGTGATAACTTGTTTGTTGGTTTAAGTGTGAATAATCAATACGGGTTAGGGACGAGATGGCCAGTTAATTGGCCTGGCAAGTATTTGGCTTACGATACTGAAATTAAATCTTTCTTTTTTACACCAGTAGTAGCGTATAAGTTTTCCAATCAATTTTCATTAAGTGCTGGATTAGTTATTGCATATGGCGATGTAAAAATTATTCAGGTTTCAAATGTAGGCGCTGGTGATTTTCAAACCGAATTAAAAGGGAACAAAACCTCTGTCGGTTTTAGCGCAGGATTAATGTATAAACCTTCAAATGAGTTTTCAATTGGTGTAAGTTACCGCAGTTCGGTTAAATGGGATTTGGAGGGTACTGCAAAAAGCACACCTGAAGGTTTTACTCATCCATTATTAAAAGTATTTATACCATATCCAAAAGGTGATGTTACAGCACCACTTAAAACACCTCAAAATATAACTGTAGGGCTGGGATATATGCCTACTGATCAGTTAACTTTGGCTGCTGATTTCCAATATGTAGGTTGGTCAAGCTATGATAAGTTGTCAATTACATTTAAGAATTATAATGTTTCTAATCCATTGGCTCCAGGTCCTAGCACAGAATCAGTTGACAGAAATTATGAAAATACTTTTATCATAAGAGGAGGTGCAGAGTACAACTTATCTGATGTTTTTGCACTTAGGGCTGGTATTTTATATGACAGAAATCCAGTTAAAACCGAATATGTTGAACCTACTTTACCAGATGCAAATCGTATCGGATTAAATATTGGCTTCGGTTATAAGTTAACCAATAATCTTTCAATAGATGTGGCATATATGTTCTTGTCATTTAGTGATAGAGATGTTACAGGTTCAAAATTTGGGTTTAACGGCAAATACACAAACAATGCTCATTTAGTTGGTGCTGATTTATCTTTAGCTTTGTAAAGAAGATGAATGGGCTGATGTTAACTAAACTATGTTTACCATCAGCCCGTTTAA
This window harbors:
- a CDS encoding OmpP1/FadL family transporter, with translation MKKKILPIIFSLTILATSIYAGGFQINEHGARAMAMAGAFTAIANDASAIYFNPAGITQLKGTNFYGGLTLIAPSASFTGPAPSTTKTDMDSQTFTPINFYVTQQIGDNLFVGLSVNNQYGLGTRWPVNWPGKYLAYDTEIKSFFFTPVVAYKFSNQFSLSAGLVIAYGDVKIIQVSNVGAGDFQTELKGNKTSVGFSAGLMYKPSNEFSIGVSYRSSVKWDLEGTAKSTPEGFTHPLLKVFIPYPKGDVTAPLKTPQNITVGLGYMPTDQLTLAADFQYVGWSSYDKLSITFKNYNVSNPLAPGPSTESVDRNYENTFIIRGGAEYNLSDVFALRAGILYDRNPVKTEYVEPTLPDANRIGLNIGFGYKLTNNLSIDVAYMFLSFSDRDVTGSKFGFNGKYTNNAHLVGADLSLAL